The segment ATGGCGTAGTCGTTACAGATGAATCTGGCAAGATTAAGGCGTTTCAGGAGAAGCCTTCGGTTGAAGAAGCACTGAGTACGAATATCAATACTGGAATCTATATTTTCGAGCCGGAAATTTTTAACTATATTCCTTCCAATCAGGAATACGACATTGGGGGCGAACTGTTCCCGAAACTCGTCGAAATGGATGCGCCGTTCTATGCGCTGCCGATGGAGTTTGAGTGGGTTGATATTGGGAAGGTTCCAGACTACTGGCATGCCATTCGCAGCGTGCTGCAAGGCGAAGTGAAAAATGTTCCGATTCCGGGCAAGGAAGTTGCACCGGGCGTTTATACGGGTCTGAATGTCTGTGTGAACTGGGACAAAGTGGATATTCAAGGTCCCGTTTATATTGGCAGTATGACCTGCATTGAGGACGGGGCAAAGATTGTCGGTCCGGCGATGATTGGACCAAACTGCTGGGTGTGCAGCGGAGCGACGGTCGATAATAGTGTGATTTTCGATTATTCGCGGTTAGGACCGGGCGTGCGTTTGGTCGATAAATTGGTGTTTGGTCGGTATTGTGTTGATAAGACGGGAGCGACGATCGATGTGCAAGCTGCATCGCTCGATTGGCTGATTACGGATGCACGACATCAGTTTCCCAGTCATCCGACCGAGGAGCATCGCGCGATCGCGGAACTGCTGAATGTTGGCAAAGGTGCGCTTTGATCCTTGGTTGATCATTGAAAACCTTGCACGGCTCAATGCTGAAATTTAAGTCACAATGGCTGATGTTGAATAATTTTCTCAGGTCACAAATTTGATTCTCCTGCTTCTCTCTGAAATTTGGAAGCTCGGAAGATCTGCGAAAATGTGTAACCGAAAAAAAATATTCAGCATCAGTTTCAGCATTTTTGATGACTATGATGCAGTTGCGTGAGAAAGTCGCTTTCTATTTAGAAGATATTGAGACACCTTTAGGGCGAGCCGTCACGCTTTTTATTACAGCACTTGTTTTAGTCTCTTCGGGCATTTTCGTCGCTCAGACTTATTCAATTCCGAGCGAAATTCGAGAAGCACTTTCGGAAATTGAGAACATAATTCTTGCGATCTTTGTGATTGAATACGGCTTAAGAATATGGTGTGCAGAAAAGAAATTAGAATTTATATTTAGTCTTTATTCAATAATTGATTTATTGTCGATCGCTCCTTTCTTGATCGGCGCAAATGCAGGTTATTTAAGACTATTTCGCTGGTTCCGAATCTTGAGACTGATTCGGTTTATTCAAGGGAAAACAATTTTCGGTTATGTCAGCAGTGAAGACAGCGCAATTTACACGCGAATTCTATTTACTGTTTTCTCAATTATTTTTGTTTATTCTGGCTTAATTTACCAAGTCGAACACACCTTAAATCCGCAGTTTTCAACTTTCCTGAATGCAGTTTATTTTTCAATCTCGACTATCTCAACTGCAGGACTGGGCGATATTACACCTGTTTCTCAAACTGGGCGGCTTCTCACGATTTCGATGATTCTCA is part of the Leptolyngbya boryana PCC 6306 genome and harbors:
- a CDS encoding sugar phosphate nucleotidyltransferase, giving the protein MKAMILAAGKGTRVRPITYTTPKPMIPILQKPVMEFLLELLRQHGFDQIMVNVSHLAHEIENYFRDGQRFGVEIAYSFEGSIVDGELIGEALGSAGGMKKIQDFSPFFDDTFVVLCGDALIDLDLTAAVKWHREKGSIATIISKPVPREEVSSYGVVVTDESGKIKAFQEKPSVEEALSTNINTGIYIFEPEIFNYIPSNQEYDIGGELFPKLVEMDAPFYALPMEFEWVDIGKVPDYWHAIRSVLQGEVKNVPIPGKEVAPGVYTGLNVCVNWDKVDIQGPVYIGSMTCIEDGAKIVGPAMIGPNCWVCSGATVDNSVIFDYSRLGPGVRLVDKLVFGRYCVDKTGATIDVQAASLDWLITDARHQFPSHPTEEHRAIAELLNVGKGAL
- a CDS encoding ion transporter; its protein translation is MMQLREKVAFYLEDIETPLGRAVTLFITALVLVSSGIFVAQTYSIPSEIREALSEIENIILAIFVIEYGLRIWCAEKKLEFIFSLYSIIDLLSIAPFLIGANAGYLRLFRWFRILRLIRFIQGKTIFGYVSSEDSAIYTRILFTVFSIIFVYSGLIYQVEHTLNPQFSTFLNAVYFSISTISTAGLGDITPVSQTGRLLTISMILTGLILVPWQLGELIKRLVKTTNQIETVCSKCGLASHDSDANFCKKCGTQLQHSQRAE